CGCCCCAGTTCCACTTTTTAGAGTTCAATTGATATAGTATTAGAACGCTGCATGCGATACTGACCACATTATAAGTATTACGTGCCAGAATAATCGTTTTTGTTCTTAGCCTTGAAGATGGTATTTCGGAAACTAAACAAAAAACGACCGGGGCAATGCCaagattataaaaaaacGCTACTACCATCAAAAGAGACCCACTTCCCATTTTCGCACCATGAGTATTTGCACATCCCAAACCGccaataatgaagaaaataatcgTCTGAAAGGCCAGTCCAAAAGCGTAAAGATCATATCTGCCATAGTATTTTGAAACCCACCAAGACAAAAATGTCGCGCAAATACCGAGACAGTATTGAATAATACTAAAGGTGAAGGCGGTATCAGTGCCAACACCAGCCTTTTCGTAAAAGTAGGTCGAATAGCCTATTAAAACTGCACCACAAGTAGCTTGGCCTGCCCAGCAGAGACAAGTAATTCTCGTTCTTCTGCGATCAACCCTGTCTCTAATACAATCCATGTAGGTACCTTCTTTGCTTGTAAgctttttctccttttctatagtcatttttattttatctaCCTCCATAGTCACTAgcaattctttttcagaaCCATAGCCGCTCAAGGTTCTTTCAAGTGATCTCTTTGCTTGATCGAATCTTCCTTTCTTGATAAGCCACCATGGAGATTCTGGTGCAAGGAAAATCCCTATTGCTAGGGGAAGAGGCCAGATCCATTGTAAGGCAAACGGCAGCTTGTATCCTAATTCCGAATCTGGATATTTGTTTTGGGAATTCTTCATAATACCAGCGGCAAAAAGTTGGCCGAATAGCCAGCACAAGTTTGAATATGTAGTCAAGTAATATCTTAGAGCCAAGGGACAGATCTCAGAAGCGTAAGAAACTGTCAAACACTGAAAACAACCCCATGGCATACCACACAACGCCTGCCCCGCAGCAATCATGCCCAAACTTTTGCaaaagtaaagaaga
The DNA window shown above is from Saccharomyces mikatae IFO 1815 strain IFO1815 genome assembly, chromosome: 6 and carries:
- the SMKI06G3850 gene encoding sugar porter family MFS transporter (similar to Saccharomyces cerevisiae MPH2 (YDL247W)), with amino-acid sequence MPLTTALKTYPKAAAWSLLVSTTLIMEGYDTAILGAFYALPVFQKEFGSQDAQTGEWEILASWQIGLTLCYMAGEIVGLQMTGPLVDWMGNRYTLIMALFLLTCFTFLLYFCKSLGMIAAGQALCGMPWGCFQCLTVSYASEICPLALRYYLTTYSNLCWLFGQLFAAGIMKNSQNKYPDSELGYKLPFALQWIWPLPLAIGIFLAPESPWWLIKKGRFDQAKRSLERTLSGYGSEKELLVTMEVDKIKMTIEKEKKLTSKEGTYMDCIRDRVDRRRTRITCLCWAGQATCGAVLIGYSTYFYEKAGVGTDTAFTFSIIQYCLGICATFLSWWVSKYYGRYDLYAFGLAFQTIIFFIIGGLGCANTHGAKMGSGSLLMVVAFFYNLGIAPVVFCLVSEIPSSRLRTKTIILARNTYNVVSIACSVLILYQLNSKKWNWGAKSGFFWGTLCFCTLIWAVIDLPETAGKTFVEINELFKLGVPARKF